A single window of Neurospora crassa OR74A linkage group VII, whole genome shotgun sequence DNA harbors:
- a CDS encoding alpha-L-arabinofuranosidase 2, whose amino-acid sequence MVHFHLNPSLWAVLLAFTSLQPCSADKRVDLIVRPDGGNVSSPIMYGLMHEDINNSGDGGIYAELIRNRAFQSGDESRYPVTLDGWSAVNGAKLSLKKLSQPLSAALPYSMNVAVPSSSNKTVGFANAGYWGMDVKVQKYTGSFYVKGAYQGKSFTASLQSALTGEVFGTTKVPVQKAGNDWVKYDFNLVPEKAAPNSNNTFAITFDAAGVRGGSLDFNLISLFPPTYKNRPNGLRVDIMEALAALKPKFLRFPGGNMLEGNTLPTWWKWNETIGDLKNRPGRAGVWGYPLSAGLGLVEYMQWCEDLNLEPILAVWSGLALDGGELPESRIDEAVQSALDELEFLTGDASTHWGGIRASILGHTRPWKIRYVEIGNEDWLGGGSTGFENYKKYRFPAFFKAFQEKYPEIQLIASPSVFDGMTIPKPAGGDYHPYLTPDNMVSSFNKFDSLTRDNLTLIGEAASTHPNGGIGWSGNLMPFPWWGGSVGEAIFLLGLERNGDKVIGATYAPGLRNLNRWQWAMTQIQHAADPALTTLSTSYYVWKLLGTTAITKTLPVTATTGGIGPLYYVAGETERGSSVFKAAVYNSTEPVAVSVQFAGLGEKVKQPHKKTATATLTVLTGPTNPYEYNDPWKHNNVVKETKTKLNAKEGGIFSFTLPQLSVAVLETDGE is encoded by the exons ATGGTACACTTTCACCTAAACCCCAGCCTGTGGGCAGTTCTTCTGGCTTTCACATCCCTACAACCATGTTCTGCCGACAAGCGCGTTGATCTCATTGTCCGGCCCGATGGCGGAAATGTTTCCTCGCCGATTATGTATGGACTCATGCACGAG GACATCAATAACTCCGGCGATGGCGGCATCTACGCCGAGCTCATCCGTAACCGCGCTTTTCAGTCCGGCGACGAGTCCCGTTACCCAGTCACTCTCGACGGCTGGTCGGCCGTCAATGGTGCCAAACTCAGCCTGAAGAAGCTTTCTCAGCCGCTCTCTGCCGCTCTCCCTTACTCCATGAACGTAGCGGTTCCATCATCTTCGAACAAGACGGTTGGCTTTGCCAATGCCGGGTATTGGGGAATGGATGTCAAAGTCCAAAAGTACACTGGGTCGTTCTACGTCAAGGGCGCTTACCAGGGAAAATCCTTCACAGCTTCGCTCCAGAGTGCTCTGACTGGCGAAGTGTTTGGGACCACCAAGGTACCTGTCCAGAAGGCTGGCAACGATTGGGTAAAATATGACTTCAACTTGGTTCCTGAGAAGGCTGCacccaacagcaacaacacgtTTGCGATTACATTTGACGCTGCA GGCGTTCGTGGTGGTTCACTAGACTTTAACCTTATCAGTTTGTTCCCGCCGACATACAAGAACAGGCCAAATGGGCTAAGGGTCGATATCATGGAGGCTTTGGCCGCACTCAAGCCG AAATTCCTTCGCTTCCCTGGCGGCAACATGCTCGAGGGCAACACCCTCCCAActtggtggaagtggaacGAAACGATCGGGGATCTCAAGAACCGTCCCGGCCGAGCTGGCGTCTGGGGATATCCTCTGAGTGCTGGACTGGGTTTGGTTGAATACATGCAATGGTGCGAGGACCTCAACTTGGAGCCAA TTCTCGCCGTTTGGAGTGGCCTTGCTCTCGACGGAGGCGAGCTCCCTGAATCTCGCATTGATGAGGCCGTCCAAAGCGCACTCGATGAGCTTGAATTCCTCACCGGCGACGCTTCCACACACTGGGGTGGCATTCGCGCCTCCATTCTCGGCCACACGCGCCCCTGGAAGATCCGATACGTGGAGATTGGTAACGAGGATTGGCTAGGCGGCGGCTCTACGGGCTTTGAGAATTACAAGAAGTATCGGTTCCCCGCCTTTTTCAAGGCATTCCAGGAGAAGTACCCAGAGATCCAGCTCATCGCCTCGCCGTCAGTCTTCGATGGCATGACTATTCCCAAGCCGGCTGGCGGAGATTATCACCCGTACTTGACACCAGATAACATGGTGTCGAGTTTCAACAAGTTTGATAGTCTGACGAGGGATAACTTGACCTTGATAG GCGAGGCAGCATCAACACACCCCAACGGCGGTATCGGTTGGAGTGGCAATCTTATGCCTTTCCCTTGGTGGGGAGGCAGTGTCGGCGAAGCCATCTTCCTGCTCGGACTGGAGCGCAATGGTGATAAAGTCATCGGCGCCACTTATGCTCCTGGTCTTCGCAACCTCAACCGCTGGCAGTGGGCCATGACGCAGATTCAGCATGCTGCTGATCCAGCCTTGACCACGCTGTCAACCAGCTACTATGTCTGGAAG CTCCTGGGTACCACTGCCATAACCAAGACGCTTCCCGTCACCGCCACGACCGGTGGTATCGGACCGCTCTACTACGTCGCTGGAGAGACAGAAAGGGGAAGCAGCGTGTTCAAGGCCGCTGTCTACAACTCTACCGAGCCAGTTGCAGTCTCTGTCCAGTTCGCGGGACTTGGTGAAAAAGTAAAACAGCCGCACAAGAAAACAGCGACCGCTACACTGACGGTCCTGACGGGCCCGACCAATCCGTACGAGTACAATGATCCGTGGAAGCATAACAACGTGGTGAAGGAGACCAAGACCAAGTTGAATgcgaaggagggagggatcTTTTCTTTCACTCTCCCGCAACTGAGTGTTGCTGTTTTGGAGACGGATGGTGAATGA